Proteins found in one Takifugu rubripes chromosome 15, fTakRub1.2, whole genome shotgun sequence genomic segment:
- the fam114a2 gene encoding protein FAM114A2 isoform X2, translating into MSDSGPISAEDPVSEGHDASSAETSVGSSPITPESTTDVAPTRRAKRRPEPKAAGEPQEAPKVEEQPAQTSTVSQGGWGYWGSWGKSILSTATATVATVGQGLTQVIEKAETTLGIPSPTELSAQVEQEQKEQGETSSGADAAAADGSAAVGGAMGMLTSLTSVVQSTGKTVITGSLDALEFIGKKTMDVIAEGDPGFKKTKGLMIRNSTLSQVLREAKQREEQQTAEKESESDKKVVAHYGMLFDEFQGLSHLEALEILSRESESKVKSVLTTLSGDEQLQLRGELQLIKDSFSLVEFDDEEVDEKKDGDGSEFERELTEALKGLSVTSTAEKLNKACKSTCSQITDMTQPEGEDGDETTERASVEEVHAAAIRSLAELTARSIELFHKLAERILFSSCSAEAKVLSQLTVILCKEISLLSKKFTSCLTTAGANEKGEVLNPLITGVFLEASNSASYIQDAFQLLMPILEISHIQQRAESSEQ; encoded by the exons ATGTCAGACAGTGGACCCATATCAGCAGAAGATCCGGTGTCAGAGGGTCACGATGCGTCCTCTGCCGAAACATCAGTTGGGTCCTCACCGATCACGCCTGAATCTACCACTGATGTGGCCCCGACGAGGAGAGCCAAAAGGAGACCTGAgcccaaagcagcaggagaaccacaggaggcTCCTAAagtggaggagcagccagcACAG ACATCCACTGTGTCTCAGGGAGGCTGGGGCTACTGGGGCAGCTGGGGAAAATCAATCTTATCCACAGCAACAGCTACTGTGGCCACCGTGG GCCAAGGCCTGACTCAGGTCATAGAGAAGGCAGAGACGACGCTGGGGATCCCCAGCCCCACAGAACTCTCCGCACAGGTTGAGCAAGAGCAGAAAGAGCAAG gtgaAACAAGCAGCGGTGCAGATGCGGCGGCAGCGGATGGATCCGCAGCCGTGGGCGGTGCAATGGGAATGCTGACCTCACTCACCAGCGTCGTCCAGAGCACA gGCAAAACTGTTATAACGGGCAGTCTGGACGCCCTGGAATTTATCGGGAAGAAGACGATGGATGTGATCGCAGAGGGTGATCCTGGATTCAAGAAAACCAAAGGACTGATGATCAGGAACTCCACGCTGTCTCAG GTGCTCAGGGAGGCGAAGCAGcgtgaagagcagcagacagcagagaaggagagcgAGTCTGACAAGAAGGTGGTAGCTCACTACGGGATGCTGTTTGATGAATTCCAGGGCCTGTCGCACCTCGAGGCGCTGGAGATTCTGTCCCGAGAGAGCGAGTCGAAG GTGAAGTCGGTGCTCACGACGCTGTCGGGagatgagcagctgcagctcaggggagagctgcagctcatcaagGACTCTTTCTCCCTGGTAGAGTTTGATGATGAGGAAGTTGACGAGAAGAAAG ATGGAGATGGTTCTGAATTTGAGAGGGAGCTCACGGAGGCTCTAAAAGGTCTGAGCGTCACCTCCACAGCTGAGAAACTCAACAAG GCTTGTAAGAGCACCTGCAGCCAGATCACCGATATGACCCAACCAGAGGGGGAGGATGGTGACGAGACGACGGAAAGAGCCTCAGTCGAG GAGGTTCACGCAGCTGCCATCAGGAGTCTGGCAGAGCTGACGGCTCGATCCATTGAGCTGTTCCACAAACTGGCCGAGAGGAtcctcttctccagctgcagcgcaGAGGCCAAAGTTCTGTCACA GTTAACTGTTATCCTGTGTAAAGAAATTTCCCTGCTGTCCAAGaaattcacttcctgtttaacaaCAGCAGGG GCCAATGAAAAGGGAGAAGTCCTCAACCCGCTGATAACAGGAGTCTTTTTAGAG GCATCCAACAGTGCTTCCTACATCCAGGATGCTTTCCAGCTACTGATGCCCATCCTGGAGATCTCCCACatccagcagagagcagagagctcAGAACAGTGA
- the LOC101077195 gene encoding microfibrillar-associated protein 3-like, with translation MSATVSPSQKHYLLLTVLLLSVWTADGLENISGVEVKSDPQGNSKYITVKEGSSMLIRCNLTGGHDGVKWYNSQGLLKGEKWQIQKNGDLNITVVSFEDRGRYTCVAPGSAGETRNYTVTLRVAHTDSGLGLYFVVICLVAFTITMILNTARLCMVSSHLKKTERAINEFFCTEGPEKLQKAFEVAKRIPILTSTKTLEFAKVTQFKTMEFARHIEELARSVPLPPLIMNCLYDEELAEGMAPQQGLGPPASGGQEQEMEESQALLLCRGAANKDGHAVCETVSEDTVVEKTHD, from the exons ATGTCAGCAACAGTTTCCCCATCTCAGAAACACTACCTCCTTCTGACAGTCCTGCTGCTCAGCGTCTGGACAGCTGATGGACTTGAGAACATCTCAGGGGTGGAGGTGAAGTCCGATCCGCAGGGAAACAGCAAGTACATCACGGTCAAAGAGGGATCCAGCATGTTGATCAGGTGTAACTTAACAGGAGGCCATGATGGTGTTAAGTGGTACAACTCTCAAGGACTTCTGAAAG GTGAGAAGTGGCAGATTCAGAAAAACGGTGACCTGAATATCACAGTGGTCTCCTTTGAGGACCGTGGACGTTACACCTGCGTTGCCCCCGGCAGCGCCGGCGAGACCAGAAACTATACTGTAACACTCCGCGTGGCCCACACCGACAGCGGCCTGGGCTTGTACTTTGTTGTCATCTGTCTGGTAGCGTTCACTATCACAATGATCCTCAACACGGCCAGACTTTGCATGGTCAGCTCTCATCtgaagaagacagagagagccATCAATGAGTTCTTCTGCACTGAGGGTccggagaagctgcagaaggccTTTGAGGTTGCCAAGCGAATTCCCATTCTCACATCCACCAAAACGCTGGAGTTCGCCAAGGTGACGCAGTTCAAGACGATGGAGTTCGCCCGTCACATCGAGGAGCTGGCGCGGAGCGTCCCCCTGCCCCCGCTTATCATGAACTGCCTGTATGACGAGGAGCTGGCCGAGGGTATGGCGCCCCAGCAAGGTCTCGGCCCGCCTGCCTCTGgaggacaggagcaggagatggaggagagccaGGCACTGCTTCTATGTAGAGGAGCAGCAAACAAAGATGGTCACGCTGTATGTGAGACGGTCAGTGAAGATACGGTGGTCGAGAAGACCCACGACTAG
- the cnot8 gene encoding CCR4-NOT transcription complex subunit 8 has translation MPAALTDSSQIICEVWASNVEEEMRKIRQIIQSYNYIAMDTEFPGVVVRPIGEFRSTVDYQYQLLRCNVDLLKIIQLGLTFMNEDGDYPPGTTTWQFNFKFNLTEDMYSQDSIDLLQNSGLQFKKHEEEGIDTLYFAELLMTSGLVLCENVKWLSFHSGYDFGYLVKLLTDARLPEEEHEFFQILNLFFPAIYDVKYLMKSCKNLKGGLQEVADQLELKRIGRQHQAGSDSLLTGMAFFRMKELFFEDNIDDAKYCGRLYGLGSGSSQPQNGLSSSGAEETNNKH, from the exons ATGCCAGCCGCGCTTACAGATTCCAGTCAGATAATCTGTGAAGTCTGGGCGAgcaatgtggaggaggaaatgagaaaaatcCGTCAGATTATTCAAAGTTACAATTACATCGCCATG GACACAGAGTTTCCTGGAGTGGTGGTCCGGCCCATCGGCGAGTTCCGCAGCACTGTGGACTACCAGTACCAGCTGCTCAGGTGCAACGTCGACCTCCTGAAGATCATCCAGCTCGGCCTCACCTTCATGAACGAAGATGGAGACTATCCTCCCGGCACCACAACGTGGCAGTTTAATTTTAAGTTTAACCTCAC AGAAGATATGTACTCGCAGGATTCCATAGATCTACTACAGAACTCcggcctgcagtttaaaaaacACGAAGAAGAAGGAATCGACACACTTTACTTTGCTGAACTCCTCATGACGTCCGGTCTGGTGCTGTGTGAAAACGTCAAGTGGCTCTCCTTCCACAG TGGCTACGACTTTGGCTACCTGGTAAAGCTCCTGACGGACGCACGGCTCCCTGAGGAGGAACACGAGTTCTTCCAGATCCTCAACTTGTTCTTTCCTGCCATCTACGACGTCAAGTATTTAATGAAGAGCTGCAAGAACCTGAAG GGAGGCTTGCAGGAGGTCGCGGACCAGCTGGAGTTGAAGCGGATCGGGCGGCAGCATCAGGCCGGATCAGACTCGCTGCTCACCGGCATGGCTTTCTTCAGAATGAAAGAG CTTTTCTTTGAAGACAACATCGATGATGCAAAGTACTGTGGGAGATTGTACGGCCTGGGCTCGGGCTCCAGCCAGCCCCAGAACGGCCTGTCCAGCTCGGGAGCGGAGGAGACGAACAACAAGCACTGA
- the fam114a2 gene encoding protein FAM114A2 isoform X1: MSDSGPISAEDPVSEGHDASSAETSVGSSPITPESTTDVAPTRRAKRRPEPKAAGEPQEAPKVEEQPAQTSTVSQGGWGYWGSWGKSILSTATATVATVGQGLTQVIEKAETTLGIPSPTELSAQVEQEQKEQVFFSAGETSSGADAAAADGSAAVGGAMGMLTSLTSVVQSTGKTVITGSLDALEFIGKKTMDVIAEGDPGFKKTKGLMIRNSTLSQVLREAKQREEQQTAEKESESDKKVVAHYGMLFDEFQGLSHLEALEILSRESESKVKSVLTTLSGDEQLQLRGELQLIKDSFSLVEFDDEEVDEKKDGDGSEFERELTEALKGLSVTSTAEKLNKACKSTCSQITDMTQPEGEDGDETTERASVEEVHAAAIRSLAELTARSIELFHKLAERILFSSCSAEAKVLSQLTVILCKEISLLSKKFTSCLTTAGANEKGEVLNPLITGVFLEASNSASYIQDAFQLLMPILEISHIQQRAESSEQ, from the exons ATGTCAGACAGTGGACCCATATCAGCAGAAGATCCGGTGTCAGAGGGTCACGATGCGTCCTCTGCCGAAACATCAGTTGGGTCCTCACCGATCACGCCTGAATCTACCACTGATGTGGCCCCGACGAGGAGAGCCAAAAGGAGACCTGAgcccaaagcagcaggagaaccacaggaggcTCCTAAagtggaggagcagccagcACAG ACATCCACTGTGTCTCAGGGAGGCTGGGGCTACTGGGGCAGCTGGGGAAAATCAATCTTATCCACAGCAACAGCTACTGTGGCCACCGTGG GCCAAGGCCTGACTCAGGTCATAGAGAAGGCAGAGACGACGCTGGGGATCCCCAGCCCCACAGAACTCTCCGCACAGGTTGAGCAAGAGCAGAAAGAGCAAG tttttttttctgcaggtgaAACAAGCAGCGGTGCAGATGCGGCGGCAGCGGATGGATCCGCAGCCGTGGGCGGTGCAATGGGAATGCTGACCTCACTCACCAGCGTCGTCCAGAGCACA gGCAAAACTGTTATAACGGGCAGTCTGGACGCCCTGGAATTTATCGGGAAGAAGACGATGGATGTGATCGCAGAGGGTGATCCTGGATTCAAGAAAACCAAAGGACTGATGATCAGGAACTCCACGCTGTCTCAG GTGCTCAGGGAGGCGAAGCAGcgtgaagagcagcagacagcagagaaggagagcgAGTCTGACAAGAAGGTGGTAGCTCACTACGGGATGCTGTTTGATGAATTCCAGGGCCTGTCGCACCTCGAGGCGCTGGAGATTCTGTCCCGAGAGAGCGAGTCGAAG GTGAAGTCGGTGCTCACGACGCTGTCGGGagatgagcagctgcagctcaggggagagctgcagctcatcaagGACTCTTTCTCCCTGGTAGAGTTTGATGATGAGGAAGTTGACGAGAAGAAAG ATGGAGATGGTTCTGAATTTGAGAGGGAGCTCACGGAGGCTCTAAAAGGTCTGAGCGTCACCTCCACAGCTGAGAAACTCAACAAG GCTTGTAAGAGCACCTGCAGCCAGATCACCGATATGACCCAACCAGAGGGGGAGGATGGTGACGAGACGACGGAAAGAGCCTCAGTCGAG GAGGTTCACGCAGCTGCCATCAGGAGTCTGGCAGAGCTGACGGCTCGATCCATTGAGCTGTTCCACAAACTGGCCGAGAGGAtcctcttctccagctgcagcgcaGAGGCCAAAGTTCTGTCACA GTTAACTGTTATCCTGTGTAAAGAAATTTCCCTGCTGTCCAAGaaattcacttcctgtttaacaaCAGCAGGG GCCAATGAAAAGGGAGAAGTCCTCAACCCGCTGATAACAGGAGTCTTTTTAGAG GCATCCAACAGTGCTTCCTACATCCAGGATGCTTTCCAGCTACTGATGCCCATCCTGGAGATCTCCCACatccagcagagagcagagagctcAGAACAGTGA